In a genomic window of Candidatus Flexicrinis proximus:
- a CDS encoding homocysteine S-methyltransferase family protein, which translates to MTERIFTNRRYLDAVNDHVVIFDGAMGTSILKYNLSAADYGGEQYAGCVDYLVLMRPDVIEAIHASFLNVGSEAIETCTFRSNRLTLAEYGLQERTLEMNRAAAQLARRVCDRIAAETGIPRFVAGSIGPSGKLPSGSDPDLSNVTFEELAAIFYEQAQGLTEGGADVLLIETSQDILEVKAAIVGINRYFADAGVRIPLQVQVTLDVSGRMLFGTDIGGALTTLEALPIDIIGLNCSTGPEYMTAPVQYLTENSKLPISVLPNAGLPLNVDGEAVYPMEPEPFSQMVSEFTRRGVGIVGGCCGTVPAHIDQLYQHVHGFSYRDALAKRGVEAPDAPEHTPKVLWTSDLQRREPVRREVVDVARASSGMTSTLMAQNPGPTLIGERVNSQGSRKVKRLLLNEDYDSIVQIAVEQVNSGAHMLDIAVALTERADELAQMQAVVKKLAQAVEVPLIIDTTEAEVAEAALALYPGRGIINGNNLENGRERIDKILPIAKKHGAAVISMTIDEVGMAHTRETKFEIAKRIYDIALNEYGLGAHDMIFDTLTFPLTTGQAELRNDAVETIEAIRLIKQNLPGAMTALGVSNVSFGVGEAARGVLNSVFLYHAVQAGLDMAIVNPAHITPYSEIPDDQRKIANDLIYNTDENALPRFIQYFEQNQVQLAGQEQTDPTADMTAEQALHWQIVHRKKDGLERLVDACLTRADPVTVLNSVLLPAMKEVGDKFGAGELILPFVLQSAEAMKKSVAYLEQFMDKVEGSTKGVVVLATVYGDVHDIGKNLVKTILSNNGYTVHDLGKQVPANTIIEKAVEYQADAIGLSALLVSTSKQMPLIVNELSRRGLDFPVLIGGAAINRKFGRRILFLDDGGQPYQPGVYYCNDAFEGLAVMDKLVGPQRSEFVTQIIDEGLIEQGKPARVKRSVSPTAGKTVRPAPNVPTPPFWGARKVGYMPLEIVLQHLHKPELYRLSWGAKNTHGEEWTKLEAEFEARLDRMSREALREKTLLPQAAYGYFPVQAAGDDLIVYDPEPFNHRNGSGPQRIEIARFSFPRQPQGEYLCISDYYAPVESGLVDVVALQVVTVGEEASEKFARLQGADNYSEAYFFHGLAVQAAEATANYMTQHIRRELGIDENRGKRYSWGYPACPELADHQIVVKLLPQAAEIGLTLTDESYQWVPEQSTAAIFAHHPDAKYYSVGSLDRSAQILGE; encoded by the coding sequence ATGACTGAACGTATTTTCACGAACCGCCGGTATCTGGACGCCGTCAACGACCATGTGGTGATCTTCGACGGGGCGATGGGAACGAGCATCCTCAAGTACAACCTGAGCGCGGCCGATTACGGCGGCGAGCAGTACGCGGGGTGCGTCGACTATCTGGTGCTGATGCGGCCGGACGTGATCGAGGCGATTCACGCGTCGTTCCTGAATGTCGGCAGCGAGGCGATCGAAACGTGTACATTCCGCTCGAACCGGCTGACGCTGGCCGAATACGGACTGCAGGAGCGCACGCTAGAGATGAACCGCGCGGCGGCACAACTGGCACGGCGGGTGTGTGACCGGATCGCGGCGGAGACGGGTATTCCGCGGTTCGTGGCCGGGAGTATCGGGCCATCAGGCAAACTGCCCAGCGGAAGCGACCCGGACCTGAGCAACGTGACCTTCGAGGAACTGGCAGCGATCTTCTATGAACAGGCGCAGGGATTGACCGAGGGCGGCGCGGACGTGCTGCTGATCGAGACCTCGCAGGATATCCTGGAAGTCAAGGCGGCTATCGTCGGGATCAACCGGTATTTTGCGGACGCCGGGGTGCGGATTCCACTGCAGGTGCAGGTGACGCTGGACGTGAGCGGCCGGATGCTGTTCGGCACAGACATCGGCGGGGCGCTAACGACGCTGGAAGCCCTGCCGATCGACATCATCGGCCTGAACTGCTCGACCGGTCCAGAATACATGACCGCGCCAGTCCAATACCTGACCGAGAACAGCAAACTGCCGATCAGCGTCCTGCCGAACGCCGGGCTGCCGCTCAACGTGGACGGCGAGGCGGTCTACCCGATGGAGCCGGAGCCGTTCAGTCAGATGGTGTCGGAGTTCACGCGACGGGGCGTGGGGATCGTCGGGGGGTGCTGCGGCACAGTGCCAGCGCACATCGACCAGCTTTACCAGCACGTCCACGGGTTTTCATATCGCGATGCGCTGGCGAAGCGCGGCGTCGAGGCGCCGGATGCGCCGGAACACACGCCGAAGGTGCTATGGACAAGCGATCTGCAGCGGCGGGAGCCTGTGCGGCGCGAAGTGGTGGATGTGGCGCGGGCATCGAGCGGGATGACCTCGACGCTGATGGCGCAAAACCCCGGCCCGACGCTGATCGGCGAACGGGTCAACTCGCAGGGGTCGCGCAAGGTGAAGCGACTGCTGCTGAACGAGGATTACGACAGCATCGTGCAGATCGCGGTCGAACAGGTCAACAGCGGCGCGCACATGCTCGATATCGCGGTGGCGCTGACCGAACGCGCCGACGAACTGGCGCAGATGCAGGCGGTGGTCAAGAAACTGGCGCAGGCGGTCGAAGTGCCGCTGATCATCGACACGACCGAGGCGGAAGTGGCCGAAGCGGCGCTGGCGCTGTACCCGGGACGGGGCATCATCAACGGCAACAATCTGGAAAACGGGCGTGAGCGCATCGACAAAATCCTGCCGATTGCCAAGAAACACGGCGCGGCAGTAATTTCGATGACCATCGACGAGGTGGGCATGGCCCACACCCGCGAGACGAAATTCGAGATCGCCAAGCGCATCTACGACATCGCGCTGAACGAGTACGGCCTCGGCGCGCACGATATGATCTTCGACACACTGACGTTCCCGCTGACGACGGGACAGGCCGAACTGCGTAACGACGCGGTAGAGACGATTGAAGCAATCCGGCTGATCAAGCAGAACCTGCCGGGGGCGATGACGGCGCTGGGCGTGAGCAACGTGAGCTTCGGCGTGGGCGAAGCAGCGCGCGGCGTACTGAACAGCGTATTCCTGTACCATGCGGTACAGGCCGGGCTGGATATGGCGATCGTCAATCCAGCGCACATCACACCGTACTCGGAAATCCCGGACGACCAGCGCAAGATCGCCAACGATCTGATTTACAACACCGATGAGAACGCCCTGCCGCGTTTCATCCAGTACTTCGAACAGAATCAGGTGCAGCTGGCCGGTCAGGAACAGACCGATCCGACAGCGGATATGACCGCCGAACAGGCGCTGCACTGGCAGATCGTCCACCGTAAGAAGGACGGGCTGGAGCGACTGGTTGACGCGTGCCTGACGCGCGCCGATCCGGTGACGGTGCTCAACAGCGTCCTGCTGCCGGCGATGAAAGAAGTCGGCGATAAGTTCGGCGCGGGCGAACTGATTCTGCCGTTCGTGCTGCAGTCGGCGGAGGCGATGAAGAAATCGGTCGCCTATCTCGAACAGTTCATGGATAAGGTCGAAGGCTCGACCAAGGGCGTGGTGGTGCTAGCCACGGTGTATGGCGACGTACACGACATCGGCAAGAATCTGGTCAAGACGATATTGAGCAACAACGGCTACACCGTGCATGACCTCGGTAAACAGGTGCCGGCCAATACGATCATCGAGAAGGCGGTCGAATACCAGGCGGACGCGATCGGGCTGTCGGCACTGCTGGTGAGCACGTCGAAGCAGATGCCGCTGATCGTGAACGAGCTGTCGCGGCGCGGACTGGACTTTCCGGTGCTGATCGGGGGGGCGGCGATCAACCGCAAGTTCGGACGGCGGATCCTGTTCCTGGACGACGGCGGACAGCCGTACCAGCCCGGCGTGTATTACTGCAACGACGCGTTCGAGGGTCTGGCCGTGATGGATAAGCTGGTTGGGCCGCAGCGCAGCGAGTTCGTCACGCAGATCATTGACGAGGGACTGATCGAACAGGGCAAACCCGCGCGGGTAAAGCGGTCGGTCAGCCCGACGGCAGGCAAGACGGTGAGACCGGCGCCGAATGTGCCGACTCCGCCGTTCTGGGGGGCGCGCAAGGTGGGCTATATGCCGCTTGAGATCGTCCTGCAGCACCTGCACAAACCGGAGCTGTACCGGCTGTCATGGGGGGCGAAGAACACGCACGGCGAGGAGTGGACCAAGCTGGAGGCGGAATTCGAGGCGCGGCTGGACCGCATGAGCCGCGAGGCGCTGCGCGAGAAGACCCTGCTGCCACAGGCCGCTTATGGATACTTTCCGGTGCAGGCCGCGGGTGACGACCTGATCGTGTATGACCCGGAACCGTTCAACCACCGCAACGGGTCGGGTCCGCAGCGTATCGAAATCGCACGGTTCAGCTTCCCGCGCCAGCCACAGGGCGAATACCTGTGCATCAGCGATTACTACGCGCCGGTGGAAAGCGGGCTGGTGGATGTGGTGGCGCTGCAGGTGGTGACGGTCGGGGAAGAAGCGTCGGAGAAATTCGCGCGGCTGCAGGGGGCCGATAACTACAGCGAGGCGTATTTCTTCCACGGGCTGGCCGTACAGGCCGCCGAGGCGACGGCCAACTATATGACACAGCATATCCGACGCGAACTGGGTATCGACGAGAACCGCGGCAAGCGCTATTCGTGGGGCTATCCGGCGTGCCCGGAGCTGGCAGACCATCAGATCGTGGTCAAGCTGCTGCCGCAGGCCGCCGAGATCGGCCTGACGCTGACCGACGAGTCGTACCAGTGGGTGCCGGAGCAGTCGACGGCGGCGATCTTCGCGCATCATCCCGACGCGAAGTATTACAGCGTGGGGTCGCTGGACCGCAGCGCGCAGATATTGGGGGAGTGA
- a CDS encoding DUF2283 domain-containing protein translates to MAAPIAPTLVEELLALPTRQVWSEYDAEADVLYLSFRKPQQANDLVMEADGNVYHYRDDTLVGVTILNASTKISLNEA, encoded by the coding sequence ATGGCCGCTCCCATCGCCCCAACCCTAGTGGAGGAATTGCTCGCGCTGCCGACCCGACAGGTATGGTCGGAATACGATGCCGAAGCGGATGTGCTATATCTCAGCTTTCGCAAACCCCAGCAGGCGAACGATCTGGTGATGGAAGCTGACGGAAACGTATACCACTACCGCGACGACACGCTCGTTGGGGTGACGATACTCAATGCCTCGACGAAGATCAGCCTGAACGAAGCCTGA